In Tachysurus vachellii isolate PV-2020 chromosome 12, HZAU_Pvac_v1, whole genome shotgun sequence, the following are encoded in one genomic region:
- the eef1db gene encoding eukaryotic translation elongation factor 1 delta b (guanine nucleotide exchange protein), giving the protein MPQRIVINSSVEAKPTDVGGCFSSAVVQGLCSERDAVWFDCRAYERAESHHYIRLQEQQNGTTSAASTSNSQRSQENSSKPPNSVTAPGSLRILPDSPSTHMLCDEGYLSQTPTPRTPASAPINGLPFVPAFLQGVWFQKSLYDRAETTFYQNLHRLNKPHSSPDGEQTCIGHPSSPVAEKSKSDKTKEKKPGNDGIQKGSSALDHFLHADSERVWLDRNRYAEVETGFYEAMTTKSGCSLSSKYDRIHTLKLHLFMLLSGPRGKTCTLLSGVHSRILTMLSLFLPPFPVNHNNTSQSQVARSSCIRSAMECLAQERIWFDKPRYDEAERKFYERMNGPTLPPQDTGANSILQDIARARENIQKSLAGTAGGSSAEQGELLARMKELELENQRLQKMVQQLHSVVSNLESRVSVLEKRPAAPAAVVNGISSKTVCPPPQKTPPAPADGEDDDDDLDLFGSDDEVDEEAERLKEKRLQEYAAKKAKKPAIVAKSSILLDVKPWDDETDMAKLEECVRSVQADGLLWGASKLVPVGYGIKKLQINCVVEDDKVGTDLLEEEITKFEDYVQSVDVAAFNKI; this is encoded by the exons ATGCCTCAGAGAATTGTGATCAATTCCAGTGTGGAGGCCAAACCCACTGATGTCGGAGGCTGTTTTTCCAGCGCAGTTGTACAGGGCCTGTGTTCAGAGCGTGATGCCGTATGGTTTGACTGCAGAGCTTACGAGAGAGCAGAAAGCCATCATTACATAAGGCTTCAAGAACAGCAAAATGGGACCACATCTGCTGCAAGCACCTCAAATTCCCAGCGTAGCCAAGAAAATTCTTCAAAACCCCCCAATTCAGTGACCGCTCCTGGTTCTCTTCGAATCTTACCTGATAGCCCTTCAACCCATATGTTATGTGACGAAGGCTACCTATCACAAACCCCAACTCCTCGCACTCCGGCATCAGCACCAATTAACGGCCTGCCATTTGTGCCTGCGTTCCTCCAAGGGGTGTGGTTTCAGAAGTCTCTTTACGACCGGGCGGAAACAACGTTTTACCAGAACCTGCACCGTTTGAACAAGCCTCATTCTTCACCCGACGGCGAGCAAACGTGCATCGGGCATCCAAGTTCCCCTGTCGCTGAGAAATCCAAATCTGATAAGACAAAGGAGAAGAAACCAGGCAATGATGGAATCCAGAAAGGAAGCAGTGCATTAGATCACTTCCTGCATGCAGACAGTGAGAGGGTGTGGCTAGACCGCAATCGATACGCGGAGGTGGAAACTGGTTTCTACGAAGCCATGACGACTAAAAGCGGCTGTAGCTTATCGTCGAAGTATGAtcgtatacacacacttaaGTTGCACCTCTTTATGCTTCTGAGTGGCCCAAGAGGAAAAACCTGCACTTTGTTGTCTGGAGTACATTCAAGAATCCTTACaatgctctctctttttctccctcccttccctgtcaatcacaacaacactagccaatcacaggTGGCCAGGAGCTCCTGTAt AAGAAGTGCAATGGAGTGCTTGGCTCAAGAGAGGATATGGTTTGACAAACCTCGCTACGACGAGGCTGAACGAAAGTTCTACGAGAGGATGAATGGACCCACACTACCGCCTCAG GACACGGGTGCTAATAGTATTCTTCAGGACATTGCAAGAGCACGAGAGAACATCCAGAAGTCTCTTGCTGGA acggCAGGAGGAAGTAGTGCCGAACAAGGGGAACTTCTCGCACGCATGAAGGAACTGGAACTGGAGAACCAGCGTCtacaaaaaa TGGTGCAGCAGTTGCATTCTGTTGTCTCTAACCTGGAAAGTCGGGTCTCCGTTTTGGAAAAAAGACCAGCAGCCCCAGCGGCGGTGGTTAATGGAATTTCTTCC aaGACCGTTTGTCCTCCTCCGCAGAAAACACCTCCTGCGCCAGCAGATGGCGAGGATGATGACGACGATCTAGACCTGTTCGGTAGCGACGACGAAGTAGACGAAGAGGCGGAGCGCCTGAAGGAGAAGAGGCTTCAGGAATATGCAGCCAAAAAAGCCAAAAAACCCGCCATCGTCGCTAAATCGTCCATCCTGTTGGACGTCAAGCCT TGGGATGACGAGACGGACATGGCGAAGCTGGAGGAGTGCGTGAGGTCCGTTCAGGCCGACGGCTTGCTCTGGGGAGCCTCCAAACTGGTACCGGTTGGTTACGGTATCAAAAAGCTGCAGATCAACTGCGTGGTGGAAGACGATAAGGTGGGAACAGACCTGCTGGAGGAGGAGATCACGAAGTTTGAAGATTAT GTCCAAAGCGTGGATGTAGCAGCTTTCAATAAGATTTAA